The Echinicola rosea genome has a segment encoding these proteins:
- a CDS encoding SusC/RagA family TonB-linked outer membrane protein yields the protein MKKCLLLGFLLLFAGITYAQVTVTGKVSAASDGEAIPGVSIIIKGTTKGVTTDLEGNYNITADADDVLVYSFIGYKQQEVSIGNQSVVNIQLEEDISNLEEFVVVGYGTMKKSDMSSAHVTVTSDDIEKTVNTTIEQAIQGRAAGVYVTKNTGAPGGGLSVNIRGVNSIGGTNEPLYVIDGVQVQPNTVAYGPTSGTNPLAGLNPSDIESMEILQGPSATAIYGSRGTNGVVLITTKRGKEGQTNINYSYLYSLQDKPDNLAVMNLQQYAEMTNTIRDLTGGDPPAAFLDPSLLGEGTDWQDALYKTAALNKHSLSLSGGNESTKYYLSGEYFNQDGVAIGSGFERYSIRLNLDNEVRDWLSIGVNLALNETDEQLATGSSDVINYAIQMAPNIPVQNPDGSWGGADNLNGSSLQFTPPNPIALANLLDRTYKRRQALGGLNVGIDIMEGLRFTTQLNGNINYANGHFWTPTYTLGSVTNDVNELTNKAENSFYWNWSQTLTYNRTFAEKHDLTLMFTHEAQESNWESIEGSRQNFTSNDLPVLGLGSSQGATNAGNKNQWAMESYLGRINYTYDDRYIVLAALRADGSANFGPENRWGYFPSVSAAWRVSEEDFMAGVAAVDELKIRLETGLTGNQGSANAIYAPLSSPSVPTPWGGGFLVTRYGNPELAWEETQTYNVGFNLNMFSNRVQVEGDFYMKTTDNLLLPNPLPWYMGTEGEGSIGTPTVNIGALENRGYAFTINTVNIDNRASSFRWSSNFNFSGFKTEVTKFYSESAFIDRTAWYMNDFTQRAVIGQSPWLFYGYQYDGIFQSVEDIEGSAIPADNNGERLPIGEDDIWVGDIKYKDINGDNIIDERDQTFIGNPWPKFTFGTTQTFEYKGFKLDVLILGALGADVFNYARFYNTNPNNINLGRNLLVETFDYAKVETDSEGNPYLSNPETDIPRITVTDPNGNGTRISDKFVEDGSYVRLKNINLSYEFDEELLGWQNVIRGARLSFGVQNLATWTKYKGYDPEVGAYVGNNVEADKQLIGVDYGRYPSTRMYNFSLGIDF from the coding sequence ATGAAAAAATGCTTACTCTTAGGGTTTCTGCTGTTGTTTGCAGGAATCACCTATGCCCAGGTCACAGTGACCGGTAAGGTAAGTGCAGCCTCGGATGGAGAAGCCATTCCCGGGGTCAGCATTATTATCAAAGGGACCACCAAGGGGGTAACCACAGACTTGGAGGGAAACTATAACATTACCGCGGACGCAGACGATGTATTGGTGTATAGCTTTATCGGCTATAAACAGCAAGAAGTGTCCATCGGCAATCAGAGTGTCGTCAATATTCAACTGGAAGAGGATATTTCCAATCTAGAGGAATTTGTGGTGGTCGGATACGGCACCATGAAAAAGTCCGATATGTCCAGTGCGCACGTTACCGTGACCTCTGATGATATCGAGAAGACCGTCAACACGACCATAGAGCAAGCCATTCAGGGACGTGCAGCGGGGGTCTATGTGACCAAAAATACTGGCGCTCCCGGTGGAGGCTTGTCTGTAAATATCAGGGGGGTCAATTCCATAGGCGGGACAAATGAACCGCTTTACGTAATAGATGGTGTCCAGGTCCAACCCAATACCGTTGCCTATGGGCCTACCTCCGGAACCAACCCCTTGGCAGGCCTAAATCCCAGTGATATCGAATCAATGGAGATACTTCAAGGACCTTCAGCTACTGCTATTTATGGTTCTCGTGGTACGAATGGTGTAGTGCTGATCACGACCAAAAGAGGAAAGGAAGGACAGACTAATATCAACTATTCCTATCTCTACAGCTTACAGGACAAGCCGGATAATCTGGCTGTCATGAACCTCCAACAGTATGCCGAAATGACCAATACCATTCGGGACCTTACCGGCGGAGACCCGCCCGCAGCTTTTTTGGACCCGTCTTTACTGGGGGAAGGTACCGATTGGCAGGATGCCCTCTATAAGACTGCTGCGCTGAACAAGCATTCTCTTAGCCTGAGTGGCGGTAATGAAAGTACCAAATATTACCTGTCCGGGGAATATTTTAACCAAGACGGAGTGGCCATTGGCTCCGGATTTGAGCGGTATTCCATTCGGCTTAATTTGGACAATGAAGTCCGCGATTGGTTGAGCATTGGGGTCAATTTGGCCCTGAATGAAACCGATGAGCAGCTCGCCACTGGTAGTAGTGATGTCATCAACTACGCCATTCAGATGGCTCCCAATATCCCTGTTCAGAATCCTGACGGCAGCTGGGGAGGGGCGGATAACCTGAATGGCAGTAGCCTACAATTCACCCCGCCAAACCCGATTGCACTGGCCAATTTATTGGATAGGACCTATAAGAGGAGACAAGCACTCGGTGGACTGAATGTGGGCATTGACATCATGGAAGGGCTGAGATTTACGACCCAGCTGAACGGTAATATCAACTATGCCAATGGGCATTTTTGGACACCTACTTATACGTTAGGTTCTGTGACCAATGACGTGAATGAGTTGACCAACAAAGCTGAAAACAGCTTTTACTGGAACTGGTCGCAGACCTTGACCTATAACAGGACTTTTGCCGAGAAGCATGATTTAACGTTGATGTTTACCCATGAAGCTCAAGAATCCAATTGGGAATCCATAGAAGGATCAAGGCAAAATTTCACTTCCAATGATCTTCCGGTCTTGGGACTGGGATCTTCGCAGGGAGCCACCAATGCCGGTAATAAAAACCAGTGGGCCATGGAGTCCTATCTCGGAAGGATCAATTATACCTATGATGACCGCTATATCGTGTTGGCGGCACTTCGGGCAGACGGATCAGCGAACTTTGGTCCGGAAAACAGATGGGGATACTTTCCTTCAGTTTCGGCAGCTTGGCGGGTATCCGAGGAAGATTTTATGGCTGGAGTAGCGGCTGTGGACGAATTGAAAATTCGCTTGGAGACAGGGCTTACCGGTAACCAAGGCAGTGCCAATGCGATCTATGCGCCGCTTAGTTCACCGAGTGTTCCCACGCCATGGGGAGGTGGTTTTTTGGTGACTCGGTATGGAAATCCTGAATTGGCCTGGGAGGAGACACAAACCTATAATGTGGGCTTTAATTTGAACATGTTCAGTAACAGGGTGCAGGTAGAAGGTGATTTTTATATGAAGACCACAGATAATTTGTTGCTCCCTAATCCATTGCCTTGGTACATGGGGACCGAAGGGGAAGGCAGTATCGGTACGCCCACTGTAAATATCGGTGCTCTGGAAAACAGGGGCTATGCCTTTACAATCAATACGGTCAATATCGATAACCGGGCCTCATCTTTCCGGTGGAGTTCCAATTTTAATTTTTCGGGCTTCAAAACAGAAGTTACCAAGTTTTATTCCGAGTCTGCCTTTATCGACCGGACAGCTTGGTACATGAATGACTTTACCCAACGGGCAGTCATTGGCCAATCCCCTTGGCTGTTTTATGGCTATCAGTACGACGGGATTTTCCAATCAGTGGAGGACATTGAGGGGAGTGCCATACCAGCAGATAATAATGGTGAGCGTTTGCCCATCGGAGAAGATGATATTTGGGTCGGAGATATCAAGTATAAGGATATAAATGGTGACAATATCATCGACGAAAGGGATCAGACATTTATCGGAAATCCTTGGCCCAAGTTTACGTTTGGGACGACCCAGACGTTCGAGTATAAAGGGTTTAAACTAGATGTGCTGATTTTGGGAGCGCTTGGGGCGGATGTGTTTAATTATGCACGCTTTTACAATACCAATCCCAATAACATCAACCTTGGCCGAAACCTTCTGGTGGAAACCTTTGACTATGCCAAAGTGGAAACCGACAGTGAAGGCAATCCCTACCTGAGCAATCCAGAAACGGACATTCCCCGGATCACGGTGACAGATCCAAATGGTAATGGTACCCGAATAAGTGACAAGTTTGTAGAGGACGGTTCTTATGTAAGGCTGAAAAATATCAACCTAAGTTATGAATTTGATGAAGAGTTGCTGGGCTGGCAAAATGTCATCCGAGGAGCAAGGCTTTCCTTTGGCGTACAGAACTTGGCGACATGGACCAAATACAAAGGTTATGATCCTGAAGTAGGTGCCTATGTCGGCAATAATGTGGAGGCTGATAAGCAGCTGATCGGGGTGGACTACGGAAGGTATCC
- a CDS encoding hybrid sensor histidine kinase/response regulator transcription factor, which translates to MIRFFASLLYVYLLLIGRSSVYAQEGNYLFGAITVEDGLSNNSVTDIHQDELGYIWMATNSGLNRYDGEEFKVFRNRPNDTTSLSENSIRKIMPGPEGELWLLNRNNVVEVYDAATETFSTSISQYSKRYGFGSLAVHLVYQDKQGRYWFCHPNQGVSIYDPVSKETRSLKHEEGNLSSISYNYVSAVAENSKGEYWLVYSNGAVDILEADSLKVRRRIELFADSNVNFTDDFHIFIDSDDDAWIYLYENGKGLFYFDSYADRLHHLHTDSEKAKLNNNQVRGIVENKKNEIWIGTDHGGINVLNKEDMTVKYLQHDPENPHSLAHNSVYALMKDRSDIIWVGTFKNGINLYNEKLIRFPHVKHMLTSNQSLPYNDINCFVEDEKGNFYIGTNGNGLLYYDRKTQQYTEFKHQEGKRNSLPGDIIVDLMMDQNGELWIATYLKGLSRFDGQQFRNYQPDVHDPHSLSGESVWELYEDSEGNVWAGTLRSGLDLYDPQIDGFVHFIGPEGRFPMHCDYISSLEEDAAGNLWIGGGNGIDIINLKSGFAAYRKHEIGNASTVAGNNIMDIFRDSKGDMWVATTQGLSYFDQEQDVFRNFNHSDGLPSDHVVKILEDNKHNLWLSTTNGLSHVKVDRAGDSLALTFRNFSVGDGLQGNSFNENSALKTAKGELVFGGPNGYNIFFPDKMRMNEESPKIVLTDFQLFNKSVKIGEKIAGRVVLEQNINQTKKMVLKHNENVFAVEFAALNFIHSDKNQYRYMLEGFDSDWVEVEDGVTKATYTNLDPGDYTFKVKAANNDGVWSENAHMLDIEVLAPFWKTPLAFLVYFVIISLIIIAIQREIIAREKDRLQIAQDREEAKRMKELDKMKTKFFTNVSHEFRTPLTLILAPVEKLLKSTHEPHTRTHYHTIQRNAKRLMNLINQLLDIRKIETEGMDFSPVESDVIGFLRETTQSFEDLSEKKNITLDFRTNKHQLFTYFDVDKLEKILFNLLSNAFKFTFRGGEIKVMVNYENPDAAGGKGNLSISVQDNGVGIGEEDQKRIFERYYVGEENSDSLNQGSGIGLSIVQEFARLHHGDVLLESELGRGSTFTVTLPVEEIEHIGNGLDESDEEMDGIETSEKKTILLVEDNEDFVHYLKSCLVEEYKVITALNGEEGSKMAFEHIPDMVISDVMMPKMNGVELCQLLKRDLRTSHIPVILLTAKSSEEKQLEGLDSGANHYITKPFNVELLLLRIRNLLNERSLLQERFKKRIGVITSEVKLESLDDRLIQKAVKVVEDHMDNPELSVEMLSGELAMSRVHLYKKLTSLTGKKPLEFIRMIRLERATQLLGESQLTVAEVAYQVGYNNAKYFTKHFKAEYHVLPSVYARQKVEATHRGG; encoded by the coding sequence ATGATTCGTTTTTTTGCAAGCTTGCTGTATGTTTATTTATTGCTGATAGGGCGTTCCAGTGTATATGCACAGGAGGGCAACTACCTGTTTGGGGCGATCACCGTGGAAGACGGACTGTCCAATAACAGTGTGACTGATATCCACCAAGATGAGCTTGGTTACATTTGGATGGCGACCAATTCTGGCCTCAACCGCTATGATGGTGAAGAATTTAAAGTTTTCAGAAACCGCCCCAACGACACCACATCCCTTTCCGAAAACAGTATCCGCAAAATCATGCCCGGCCCTGAGGGCGAGCTTTGGCTGCTTAACCGCAACAATGTTGTTGAGGTTTATGATGCTGCCACCGAAACCTTCAGCACTTCCATTTCACAGTATTCCAAACGGTATGGTTTTGGGAGCCTGGCGGTTCATTTAGTGTATCAAGATAAGCAGGGAAGGTATTGGTTTTGCCACCCCAATCAAGGGGTCAGCATTTATGATCCAGTCTCCAAAGAGACGCGCAGCCTGAAGCACGAAGAAGGAAACCTTTCTTCTATCAGTTATAATTACGTTTCTGCTGTGGCAGAAAACTCCAAAGGTGAGTACTGGCTGGTCTATTCCAATGGGGCAGTGGATATCCTAGAGGCCGATTCGTTAAAAGTCAGGAGGCGGATAGAGCTTTTTGCCGATTCCAACGTCAACTTTACGGATGATTTTCACATTTTTATCGACAGTGATGATGATGCCTGGATCTATCTGTATGAAAATGGCAAAGGGCTGTTTTATTTTGACAGTTATGCTGATCGCTTGCATCACCTTCATACCGATTCCGAAAAAGCAAAGTTGAACAATAATCAGGTAAGGGGAATTGTAGAAAACAAAAAGAACGAAATATGGATCGGTACCGACCACGGGGGCATCAACGTTCTGAATAAGGAAGACATGACCGTGAAATACCTCCAACATGATCCCGAAAACCCCCACAGCCTGGCACACAACAGTGTGTATGCGCTTATGAAGGACCGTTCGGATATCATCTGGGTTGGCACTTTCAAAAATGGAATCAATTTGTACAATGAGAAATTGATTCGTTTTCCACATGTCAAACACATGCTGACGTCCAATCAGTCCCTTCCCTACAATGACATCAACTGTTTTGTGGAGGATGAAAAAGGTAATTTTTATATAGGAACCAACGGAAACGGGCTACTGTATTATGACCGGAAGACCCAGCAATATACGGAGTTCAAGCATCAAGAAGGCAAAAGGAACAGTTTGCCCGGAGACATCATTGTGGACTTGATGATGGATCAAAACGGTGAGCTGTGGATTGCTACCTATCTGAAGGGGCTCAGCCGCTTTGACGGTCAGCAGTTCAGGAATTACCAGCCTGATGTCCACGATCCCCACAGTCTATCAGGTGAAAGTGTATGGGAGCTTTACGAGGATAGCGAAGGGAATGTCTGGGCGGGTACTTTGCGCAGTGGCCTTGACCTTTATGATCCCCAAATTGATGGCTTCGTTCACTTTATTGGCCCTGAGGGCCGTTTTCCGATGCACTGCGATTATATTTCTTCCTTGGAGGAGGACGCTGCGGGAAATCTCTGGATTGGTGGGGGCAATGGTATTGACATTATCAACCTGAAAAGCGGATTTGCGGCCTACCGTAAACACGAGATCGGTAATGCATCAACGGTGGCCGGAAACAATATCATGGATATTTTTAGGGATAGTAAGGGTGACATGTGGGTGGCTACTACCCAAGGGCTGAGCTACTTTGATCAGGAGCAGGATGTGTTCCGTAATTTTAACCATTCAGATGGCCTTCCATCTGACCACGTCGTAAAAATCCTCGAAGACAACAAGCACAATTTATGGTTGAGCACCACCAATGGGCTGAGCCATGTCAAGGTGGACAGGGCCGGGGACAGCTTAGCATTGACGTTTCGTAACTTCAGTGTCGGTGATGGGCTCCAAGGCAATTCGTTCAATGAAAATTCTGCACTGAAGACGGCCAAGGGCGAACTGGTCTTTGGTGGACCGAATGGCTATAATATATTTTTCCCCGACAAGATGCGGATGAATGAAGAAAGCCCCAAAATCGTTTTGACGGATTTCCAATTGTTTAACAAGTCTGTAAAAATAGGTGAAAAAATAGCGGGTAGAGTGGTGCTGGAACAGAACATCAACCAAACCAAAAAAATGGTGTTGAAGCATAATGAAAACGTTTTTGCTGTTGAGTTTGCTGCGCTGAACTTTATCCATTCTGACAAGAATCAATACCGGTACATGTTGGAAGGCTTTGATAGTGACTGGGTGGAGGTGGAAGATGGGGTGACCAAGGCTACCTATACCAACTTGGATCCGGGAGACTATACGTTCAAGGTGAAAGCAGCTAATAATGATGGTGTGTGGAGCGAAAATGCGCATATGCTGGATATAGAAGTCCTGGCCCCATTTTGGAAAACTCCATTGGCATTTTTGGTGTATTTTGTCATTATATCCTTGATCATCATAGCGATTCAACGCGAAATCATTGCCCGGGAAAAAGACCGCCTCCAAATCGCCCAGGACAGGGAAGAAGCCAAGCGCATGAAAGAACTGGATAAAATGAAAACCAAGTTTTTTACCAATGTCAGCCATGAATTCAGGACCCCGCTGACCTTGATTTTGGCACCTGTGGAGAAATTACTGAAATCTACACATGAGCCGCATACTAGGACCCATTACCATACGATTCAGCGAAATGCCAAGCGACTGATGAACCTGATCAACCAACTGCTGGACATCCGTAAAATCGAAACGGAGGGCATGGATTTTTCTCCGGTGGAAAGTGATGTGATTGGTTTTTTGCGTGAAACCACCCAGTCCTTTGAGGACCTTTCGGAAAAGAAGAATATCACCTTGGACTTTAGGACCAACAAGCATCAGTTATTTACGTATTTTGATGTAGATAAATTGGAGAAGATCCTTTTCAACCTCCTTTCCAATGCATTTAAGTTTACCTTCAGGGGCGGTGAGATCAAGGTGATGGTGAATTATGAGAACCCTGATGCAGCAGGTGGAAAAGGAAACCTATCGATCAGCGTACAAGACAATGGTGTAGGTATAGGAGAAGAGGATCAAAAGCGGATTTTTGAACGCTACTATGTCGGCGAAGAAAACAGCGATAGCCTTAACCAAGGAAGTGGTATCGGATTGTCCATTGTGCAGGAATTTGCCCGCCTGCATCATGGGGATGTGCTATTGGAAAGTGAATTGGGACGTGGTAGTACTTTCACGGTGACCTTGCCTGTAGAGGAAATAGAGCATATTGGAAACGGATTGGATGAAAGTGACGAGGAAATGGATGGGATTGAGACATCGGAAAAAAAGACCATCTTGTTGGTAGAGGATAATGAGGATTTTGTGCATTATCTGAAATCCTGCTTGGTAGAGGAATACAAGGTGATCACTGCACTAAATGGTGAAGAGGGGAGTAAAATGGCTTTTGAGCATATCCCCGACATGGTGATCAGTGATGTAATGATGCCAAAAATGAACGGCGTGGAGCTTTGCCAATTGCTGAAAAGGGACCTTCGTACCTCGCATATTCCGGTGATCCTTTTGACCGCCAAATCCTCTGAAGAGAAGCAGCTGGAAGGATTGGACAGTGGTGCGAACCATTACATCACCAAGCCTTTTAACGTGGAGCTGTTGTTGCTTCGGATCAGGAATCTGCTGAACGAGCGCAGTTTGTTACAGGAGCGCTTCAAGAAGCGAATAGGTGTTATCACCAGCGAGGTAAAACTCGAATCCCTCGATGATAGACTGATCCAAAAGGCGGTAAAAGTAGTGGAAGACCATATGGACAATCCGGAGCTTTCGGTAGAAATGCTCAGCGGTGAACTGGCCATGAGCCGGGTACATCTCTACAAAAAACTCACTTCCCTGACGGGTAAAAAACCTTTGGAGTTTATCAGGATGATCCGCTTGGAAAGGGCTACCCAATTGCTGGGCGAAAGCCAGCTTACCGTAGCGGAAGTAGCTTATCAGGTGGGTTACAACAATGCCAAGTACTTTACCAAACATTTTAAGGCGGAATATCATGTTTTGCCCTCTGTGTATGCCCGGCAAAAAGTAGAGGCAACCCACAGGGGTGGATGA
- a CDS encoding TonB-dependent receptor plug domain-containing protein encodes MNKHIISFPKKKGLLPLLLTGISLLSAPANAQDTQDLDEVVVTGTKFEIPVEKSGKTIYKLDQKDIERNAGKTIPDLLNEVPGIQIDGNYSAPGTNISYFVRGASSKNTLILIDGHPINDPSLADATYDLRLLPLDQVASIEVLRGGLSTLYGTGASAAVINIKLKSGSKAKKFGGSADFSGGSFNTYRGNLSLNGQTEKFNYLISGSLYHSQGFSAAADTVPDTEFGKDGIDRKDLMVKMGYQFSDRFRLDFLSGYDAIKADYDDGPFLDTNNLQTSNQLRFGLTPTYRYAKGNIKLKTVYNVNEREFISSFPSEYEGRNLQLDLTQEHQLLEGLKGLWGVNVQQLSYEQPGELAFEDNQFTLIDPYASFFYDAPSGFNIHAGARVNTHSNYDPKFIYNVNPSYLFDISDKVSAKILASVATSYVTPTLYQLNSPDYGNRELNPEESLNYEQGISFYVGNQFTFNLVHFTRDESSPIEFVSLFDENGGYIGGEYQNTTDKRRVEGFEADFSWLVNQYFSMTANFAHVSTDKPETFYRVPGSKWGMAFNAKPAENTQVSLKYNYTSKRTVYDYGVGGAFDLDSYGLVDLFVQQAVLDNKLNIYGGVNNLLDEDFTAIYGYTTRGRNFSVGARYQF; translated from the coding sequence ATGAACAAACACATTATTTCTTTTCCAAAAAAGAAAGGGCTTCTTCCCCTTCTTCTCACAGGCATTTCCCTTTTGAGTGCCCCTGCAAACGCACAAGATACCCAAGACCTGGATGAAGTCGTCGTGACGGGTACCAAATTTGAAATCCCGGTCGAAAAATCCGGAAAGACAATTTACAAACTCGACCAAAAGGACATTGAACGAAATGCAGGAAAAACCATCCCTGACTTGCTCAATGAGGTGCCCGGTATCCAAATAGACGGAAACTACAGCGCTCCGGGTACCAATATCAGTTATTTCGTCCGAGGTGCAAGTTCCAAAAACACCCTGATCCTCATCGACGGCCATCCCATCAACGACCCCTCATTGGCAGATGCGACCTATGACCTGAGGCTCCTCCCACTGGACCAAGTGGCCTCTATCGAAGTCTTGCGTGGTGGGCTGAGCACGCTGTACGGTACCGGAGCCTCTGCAGCTGTGATCAATATCAAATTAAAATCCGGCAGTAAGGCCAAAAAATTCGGGGGATCAGCAGACTTTAGCGGAGGTTCATTCAATACTTACCGCGGAAACCTCAGCCTTAATGGACAAACGGAAAAGTTCAACTACCTCATTTCGGGAAGCCTATACCATTCCCAAGGTTTCTCTGCGGCTGCAGATACCGTTCCTGATACCGAATTTGGAAAAGACGGTATAGATCGAAAGGATTTAATGGTAAAAATGGGCTATCAGTTCTCGGATCGATTTAGATTGGATTTTCTTTCGGGCTATGATGCGATAAAAGCAGATTATGATGATGGCCCTTTCTTAGATACCAATAACCTACAGACCAGCAATCAATTACGATTTGGCCTTACCCCTACCTATCGATATGCAAAAGGTAATATCAAGCTCAAAACAGTTTATAATGTCAATGAGCGTGAATTTATCAGTAGCTTCCCTTCAGAATATGAAGGGAGAAACCTCCAACTTGACCTTACCCAAGAACATCAGCTGTTGGAAGGTCTTAAGGGATTGTGGGGAGTCAATGTTCAGCAGCTGTCGTATGAACAACCCGGAGAATTGGCCTTTGAGGACAATCAGTTTACCTTGATCGACCCCTATGCTTCATTCTTCTATGACGCTCCTAGCGGTTTTAACATCCATGCAGGTGCCCGCGTAAATACCCATTCTAACTATGATCCCAAATTCATCTATAATGTCAATCCCAGTTACCTTTTTGACATTTCAGACAAGGTTTCAGCAAAAATCCTCGCCTCTGTAGCCACTTCCTATGTCACCCCGACCCTCTACCAGCTCAATTCCCCCGATTATGGAAACCGTGAGCTAAATCCTGAGGAATCCTTAAATTATGAACAAGGCATATCCTTTTATGTAGGTAATCAATTCACCTTTAACCTAGTTCATTTCACCAGGGATGAGTCCAGTCCAATCGAATTTGTCTCCTTATTTGATGAAAACGGCGGATACATCGGAGGGGAATATCAAAATACCACAGATAAGCGAAGAGTAGAAGGATTTGAGGCGGATTTCTCTTGGCTGGTGAATCAGTATTTTAGCATGACAGCAAATTTTGCGCACGTCAGCACGGACAAACCTGAAACCTTTTACCGGGTGCCCGGCAGCAAATGGGGCATGGCCTTTAATGCCAAGCCTGCTGAAAACACCCAGGTTTCCCTAAAATATAATTATACCAGTAAACGGACGGTTTATGATTATGGAGTAGGTGGAGCATTTGACCTGGACAGCTATGGACTGGTGGATTTATTTGTACAACAGGCCGTATTGGACAATAAACTGAATATTTACGGTGGAGTAAACAACCTGCTGGATGAAGACTTTACTGCCATCTATGGCTATACCACCCGGGGAAGAAACTTCAGCGTTGGTGCGCGGTACCAGTTTTGA
- a CDS encoding DUF5522 domain-containing protein, whose amino-acid sequence MIKEKRCPNCQKAFACTTECWCSAFPPIVPLEENKGCLCPDCLKSAIQDRISHWTTNLNSKKIKAIQKMGKPTSLIEGIDYTINKQGFYVFSSWYLLRQGKCCGNGCQNCPYEKFRKT is encoded by the coding sequence ATGATCAAAGAAAAGCGCTGCCCAAATTGCCAAAAAGCTTTTGCCTGCACGACGGAATGTTGGTGCAGTGCTTTTCCTCCTATTGTCCCGCTGGAAGAAAACAAAGGCTGCCTATGCCCTGACTGCCTTAAATCCGCCATACAGGATCGCATCAGTCACTGGACCACCAACCTCAACTCCAAAAAGATCAAAGCAATCCAAAAAATGGGAAAACCCACTTCCCTGATCGAAGGCATCGACTACACGATCAATAAACAGGGTTTTTATGTATTTTCGAGTTGGTATCTGCTCAGGCAGGGCAAATGCTGCGGTAACGGATGCCAAAATTGTCCATATGAGAAATTCAGGAAAACATGA
- a CDS encoding bifunctional adenosylcobinamide kinase/adenosylcobinamide-phosphate guanylyltransferase, whose protein sequence is MIYYITGGERSGKSRYAQQLAERLSASPVYLATSRIWDQDFKKRVDRHQADRDGRWTTIEEEKYIGQVDMAEKVIVMDCVTLWLTNWFADSKSDIESCLDSCKSEADQLFSNAQKGTLIIISNEIGMGLHAQTEVGRKFTELQGWINQYIAKRADKAIFMVSGLPIELK, encoded by the coding sequence ATGATTTACTATATTACAGGTGGCGAACGCTCAGGAAAGAGCCGATATGCACAGCAATTGGCCGAGAGGCTATCAGCATCCCCAGTTTACCTGGCCACTTCCAGAATATGGGATCAGGATTTTAAAAAACGGGTGGACAGGCACCAAGCAGACCGCGATGGACGATGGACCACCATCGAAGAGGAAAAATACATTGGCCAAGTGGATATGGCGGAAAAAGTCATTGTAATGGATTGCGTGACCCTATGGCTGACCAACTGGTTTGCTGATTCAAAAAGTGACATCGAAAGCTGTCTGGACAGTTGTAAATCGGAAGCTGACCAGTTGTTTTCGAATGCCCAAAAAGGCACCTTGATCATCATTTCCAATGAGATCGGCATGGGACTGCATGCCCAAACGGAAGTAGGCAGAAAGTTCACCGAACTGCAAGGCTGGATCAACCAGTACATCGCCAAAAGGGCTGACAAGGCCATTTTTATGGTTTCTGGACTGCCCATAGAACTAAAGTGA
- a CDS encoding Dph6-related ATP pyrophosphatase, translating into MTKSVFNWSGGKDSALALYHVLKDPHISVERLLTTVNGHHQRISMHGVRRELLHAQAKAIGLPLDELLLPGMPNMDTYNRLMGDKMDDIKRGGIVQSIFGDIFLEDLKQYREEKLAKAGLKALFPLWQRNTKELIAEFLDLGFKTIVVCVKTDLLPEDFAGRIIDHDFLKDLPSSVDPCGENGEFHTFVFDGPIFSSPIPFTMGEQVLRTYEAPKNQKDGCYASADEQPPEIGFCFQDLTLSKK; encoded by the coding sequence ATGACAAAAAGTGTATTCAACTGGAGTGGCGGCAAGGACAGTGCCTTGGCACTTTACCATGTATTGAAAGATCCCCACATTTCTGTGGAAAGGCTTTTGACTACAGTCAATGGCCATCACCAACGCATTTCCATGCATGGTGTACGGCGGGAATTGCTGCATGCCCAAGCGAAAGCAATAGGACTACCTTTAGATGAACTCCTACTTCCAGGAATGCCTAATATGGACACCTATAACCGGTTAATGGGTGATAAAATGGATGACATCAAGCGGGGCGGTATTGTCCAAAGTATTTTTGGTGACATCTTCTTGGAGGACCTTAAACAGTATCGTGAAGAAAAACTCGCCAAGGCTGGACTAAAAGCCCTATTTCCCCTTTGGCAAAGAAACACCAAGGAGCTCATCGCTGAATTTTTGGATTTGGGTTTTAAAACCATTGTGGTCTGTGTAAAAACAGATCTGCTCCCCGAGGATTTTGCCGGAAGGATAATCGATCACGATTTTCTAAAAGATTTGCCCAGCTCCGTAGATCCGTGTGGTGAAAACGGAGAGTTCCATACCTTTGTTTTTGACGGCCCCATCTTCTCCTCGCCCATACCATTCACTATGGGCGAGCAGGTTTTGCGCACATATGAGGCTCCCAAAAACCAAAAAGACGGCTGCTACGCTTCTGCTGATGAACAGCCACCAGAAATTGGTTTTTGCTTTCAGGACTTAACACTTTCTAAAAAATGA